acAAATACAGCTattgctattttgaaatattaaagtaaacgTTTTAGgtttgtaaatcacaaccaaCTAAAGCGATAAAGCCGGCATGTTGCtatattgtgattattatatttACCATCATAATTACTTAGGGAAGACGCAatttatagagcttttcacagaacgagctgaaaggaagatgaaaccagagtagactctgtaataaatttaacaaagacgagagaattaaagaaaaaaatgattaggAAGGGAATAAAGCAAAAGTATTTAATATCGTTATGAAACAAAAGGACTTGAACATTATTCATCTCGCTGTATTATTCGCTGTAaatattctcaatatttcactgtaaatgcttatttcaaacacttcttaaaatcccagcccatcagttcatgagcctttaaaacttctgatgtttactgtgggtttctcttcatgcaggGGTTTTCTGATCCCTGTAAATGCTGACATCTGTTCATTTATGGAGACACAATCAGCTGTTTctgcctcctgacagctgattgatgatcagctgattgatgatcaggcGGCACCGTCATCATAAACTGACGTCGCTTCAAGTGACGCTGCAGAGGTAAGGATGTCCCATGGACCGTTAATCGTTGGTCTCATGGCTTCAGTCTTCCGCGTCGATTCCTTGGTCTCTCCATGAGTCTTTGGTGGGAGGGactaagactcaaggaaaagactcTGAAATGCGTAGGCGCTTTAGCCAAtttattaaaggctttttaactttttcaaaacagtgTGCCTTAGTTTTTTCTGGTTATGACTCTTTTTACCCTCAACAAAATACAAGTCTGACCTCCCCCCTTTTTTTGGTATCATGAACTTTTCCTTGAGACCTAAGAGCATCTGTGTTTGATACTTAGAAATACATGAAGGCAGCACTCCTAAGCCATCTTGGCTTTTTTATCATACAGTTCAGATTATTGCTTATAGACATACATTAAGCCAGCAAGAAAACCCGAATTTAACCGAAATATTTCTGATGTGTGCATTAAATGTGGTGACCAACAGATGTCTCTGTTTCACTGCATGTGGGAGTGCCTATGAATGTTCAGTTTCTGGAAAGGTGTTTTAAGAGGTTCCTTTTAACCTCAAACTATGTCTTCTTAATATCCACCAGATGACTGTAATTTCAAACAATTTAAAGCCACTCTTCATGCCTGTTTGCTGGAGGCTCAAAGATGCATGGCTCTGTCTGGAAACAACAAACAGCCTGTGGAGTGTCCAGATTGGTGGAAggaatgactttttatcttgcTCTTGAAAAGATAGCTATTTTACAAAGACAAAACTTGTTTCAGCATAGAAGCAATAAACTTTCTAAACCTCCTTAACTctaatagaaataaataatctTATTTCATCTTAACTATTTGCTTTTGTAAATATGGATAATAGTATGCATGATTAGTAATAAGACATACCTGTACATGTAAGTAAAAAACAATCCAATAAGTTAATTTTTTGGTTCAACTTTTCCTCTATCTTTTGTTCTCATTAAATctactttgatgacatcattatcAGGTGAAATCAGGGAGGAGTAATAAGTGTATAGTAGCTGATGTTATCAGTACTTAATACAAAGGCTAGTTTAGTTAAGGGGAATTTCAAttattgcattaaaaaatgaggaaacataCAAAAAATGATCTACGAAATAAAATTAAGTTCTCAGGTCAGTAGCGTATATAAATAATGTTCTTGCTTGTTTCCCATAAACAAATCATGCAAGAAGTtgcctcagttttttttttagtagatGTAGCAGAATTTCTGTTTTATCAGTGCAGCATGGTCAACCTGCTCTGGAGAAGGTAATGCTCAGAGATTTAGATTTACGTTGACAGTAAAGAATGACCTTTTCTTTCAGTTACATTCTATTTAATAAATTGGTCTAAGCAAACTAAATGTGTGCAAAGCTTCTGAACCATTATGAAACTGTTATAATGTCAGACAGGGAAGCCAATCTATTAAAGCCTCACGAACTGAATAAATGTTATCACAGGAATCTGcaagtaaaacagaaaatgtgaagGGTTAGTATCATCTGAAATCGTACTTTCCTTTccagtttttctctgtttgcttGGATGGTACtaaatctttacattttaaacagcagatCATCTAACTGAAGCACCCCTGCAACATACCAACATGGATTGGTCCATGGGTTGTGTCCACTTGCGCCCAATGATCCAATCGGGATTCCAATTTTCCCAAAAAGTTAAGGAAACACTGCAGCAGAGTGAATGTGATGTATGACCGAGCAAGCTCCTCACCTTTTCTGAAGCTTTCTACTAAGTTCCTCAAGGATTTCACACGACTGGCGGTGATAATCAACTGTTGCCGCAATCAGTGCTGAAAGCTGACTCACCTGCTCCACCTATTGGGCCCAGACAAAAAAGTTTAtggcaacattttaaaacaatatatgaTTGAAAACttctgtggttgtttttaaaacatgtttcataTTCCATGATTATCCATCACTTACATCATTCTCCAGAAAGTTGAACATGCTTCTCTCAGCCAGCTCTTTACTCTCCTCAAACTTCTCCACGGCCTGCCGGATCTCCTCATCTGGGATTTTCCCCTGACGCTTTTTCTTATAGTCAAAGTCCAGCCGGCGGCCCTCCAGCTTCTTCAGGTGGTGCTGTGAACACAAGCCAGAagatggttttatttttgtattcacAACACATTTCCTTTATGCACACACACTGTTACTTTGgaattacattaaacacagtGTTCAGTGTGTCAACTAAAATATGACCAGAGATGTTTGGGAACAGCCTTTTTACACAAGGAAGATGAGACTGTAACAAGCTAAAAATAGCTCACTGATTAGAACTCTGacaaaaagtctgttttgtttttgtaaaggaGCCAGGACTGTTAGGTGTTAAAAATCCCTGATTTTCCACTGCTGTCCAAACAGAGATGGAAGAGCAGGAGGAGTGTTCAAGAAGCTTAGTCCACTACTGAGCTGTTTAATCCCGAAGTAACCTGACTGACGTCTCTATGTCACAAATGTTGTTAACTGAGGGTGTGTATGTCATTGCTGAAAAGCACCCAGACTTAGAAAAGTTCCATATGTCCATAACATAGAAAACAATGACGCATTTTTACTGCCAAAAACCTTTAGCCCTTCTGGGACCACACACCTGACCCGGCATAGAATCCAGTATTCATAGTTATGCTGCAGACGTAAAGTGACACCCACTAAAACTACACTAGAAATACCACTAATTTTGGCTCTTACACATCAATTCCATGTAGAGCAGGCATGTCAATTCATCTAGCAGAGTTTAAAGAGtcaacatttgaaaaacactgaTTAACAAATACACGTTTATACTCCCTGTACCAAACAAAGTTTTTCATTTGTTATTCAATGACGCTCAGTTTGGTTCATAACTTTATGGACTGCACAAGCACCTTTGCATCAGACTTCCAGGACTTTGCCAAATggcaaaatatcaaacatgattGTTTGatatttggagcagtaaattaatcatgttgacaccacacacatgcagactactcagacaaataatcgtttacAACGTGGCTCCAGCCggtatacgcccccacaatcGTCAAGGGGGTCAAATCTTGCctaaaatcgggcttaaaatcctgtagtgtgggGCCAGCCTTACATACTGATCTGAGGCTCAAACACACCAGGTGGAGGGGCAGGTTTCCGCTTTAAAGGGAGTAGATGGTTTGGCGTGGGAGGTTCCAGATCATTAGGGTCATCCAAAAGCTTGGTAATTGGCCAGTCAGTCAACGTTATTCAGAATCTAGCAAAAAGGCAGCTAAAACTTCAATCAGCTCTCTGCCTGCTCCAGTGAAGTTGTTTCCATCGTCAGGAGTTAGGTGTGTCACCTGTCCTCTTCTGCTGAACGCGTTACATTTACTCcgttacatgtacttgagtagtttaaaaaaaaaaaaaaatcctacttctgagagtagttattgagcagagtactttttacttcCACTCTGTTACAGTGGGCATTCACTGGTCActacttttacttatttttaatttattttcatgaagtattttttacactcagatgagctctcacagcagtaAATGGAGGAatgaggaacaacagccacataatgtGCTGCCTACCGTGTCTACCTACAGCGGTGGAAATCTCAGgcttcaaaaatagcacgtCAATTTTAAGAAAGCACATTATGGTAAgaaagctaaacaagctaacaactgcactgctagttagctaaacaatCTAAccactgcactgctagttagctaaacaatCTAAccactgcactgctagttagctaaacaatCTAAccactgcactgctagttagctaaacgtataagttcaaatctctgttttaacttgcagactgtatagacacagttgtgtcagtgatgAATGATGTCACATTCCCAACCACGTCtgcaactctgccacaaatgtgattttacacggcattatttaacattacatcgTAGGTGAAACTATTATTGtgtgtgtggcatatctctgatatcagtgattatacctaaTATGGTTATAACGTGGGACTAGAAGGTGAAAGTTATCTTTGGTtttaataagtttcagtttaagtttaatttcataaatattaacacatgataaaatgaatacaatgtgattaaaaagtaagaactgcaaggtatgaattcatgtatgtgagatgaaaatcatcatgtagaaataagttAACTATAATGAGAGAAAGTCTGCTTCTGTCATACTGAATTTTTTATCccaaaattgtgattaacaaacataacctgactgctgctttatgtattaagttttttatttcttttacttttggcaagttatgctactttatttatgacaatgtacagtttacattactaccaCTGAATAATATGTTTAAATGCAATACGTTTTAATAAATTGCCCAAAATGAAGTTACACTCTACTTGAGTAGTCTTGTAATAAGGTACTgttttactcttactcaagtacttatttttatgagtactttttcttctacttgagtaattattattgttaagtaaaagtacttttacttgagtactgtaactgtgtactctacccaccactgctTCTGATGCAGTGGCACTGTGCATTGATACAGACATCCATTTCCAGTCAAACATCTACCTCCAGGACCAATCCAAGTCTTTATCTATAAAGACTTGGATTAAGAGTATTTACAAGGGTATATATTCACAAAAATGTGGGATCTAGCTCCCCTCAGTGGAAGTGCTACACATATGTGAAGGCCTGCATTAAtggtatgtcagtattttcatcagtttgtttcaaTTACTGATAGTGCATTAATGactgatttatattttattagttttataaCAATAAGCAATTATTTAGCTTTTATTAAGTTATAAGGCTGTTAGAGTTTTGACAAAAGTCAATTTAAGTGCAAACATTATTAAATACAACTGgacttaaatatttttagtttttgtagaCTAAGTCtaactaaaactttaaagatgggaaaaaactaaaatgtgacttaagcTTGtgaacatttaatttaaaaaactacatttaaaatatttgccaagataaacactgtttaaacaaaaatgtagcAACTATAATCATAATGGACACTCGCACACCCTAGACATATGGGTAAAAGCAGATTTCATCTCATGTCCTCAGTGTATTAACATCCTTATTTTTTATGCATAATGTCTGCTTATCTAAAATCTACGCTTTATCTACTTGGTACACAGAATGACTACATAAGTGTTTTGTTTGAGGACTAATGGTTTGTGACAAGCGAAGTTAAGCAGGTAGAGAATGTGTGAAAGCAGAAATTTCAGAGGAACTGAGATATTGATGAACCTTTCTCCTTGATGAGCTGTGCAAGTAATAAATGTATTGCTGGTGTTATGTACCATGATCTCTTTGAGGTCCTTGTCCTGTAAATTCTGCAGGGGATCAATAAAGTTCTGTTTGACACTTATATCCAGGGAGTCCTTCACCTCCGCCATCTGCCTCATGGCCTCACCCATATCCAGCAGAGCACAGCCTAAAGGGCAAGGAGAcaagcacatatttttgtttttaaagatgcagTGTGCAACATTTAGTgtagtagcatttagcagaacaaactttGTTAAGACACAACAAAATATTCATCAGTAAGTCAATCTGGattagtgtttaatcacctgagTATATTACcttgtttgatttttcattagcttagaataagccttttaatCGCACATAGGGAGGGTCTCCTCCATGATTATGgagataataacaataacaataataatagggCAGTGTGGATGCATTTGACATCATGTGGTGTTTTTCATACAGATTGAGAATTTATCTCCATTAGAGGGAAGCTTCATGACTTTTTGAGCAAGTTTAACTCCTCAGGAAAATGTGATTCATTGGCAGAATTAATCTCTTTTCCAAATAGAAAAGCACgtggagagcacagacctccgccatagTCCTATCTCCTAAttgtgaagaatcctttaaaaaattcctggatccgtccccatgtgccccccaccacagcattcaccAAGTACTCCCTctccagtggggtggaaacatggtgaggaaaagcattggcttcgcaaCAGGTAGACTGTCATGaaggaagcattgcctgccggtgccaacagatgcacagacagtctcacccatggtctcaccagaggactggaagtcatggcagagagttaatattcctctattcctccccgcattgtgagtattctcgctacaatttccTGTCGTTCtttctgttacgctccgactcatctccttaaccaggcatgcgtctttcaaactctataaactccaaaactttgaatagaaaagcacccacaaatgctgctgggattgaagctACTCATGTCCCCCATCTcctggtaacagcacagacctccgccattatccctatctcccaatagtaaagagtcctttaaaaattcctggatccagatggtgatccgaatcactcccaaacaaacagacagacagacagacagacagacagactgactgactgactgactgatcacataacctccttggcagaggtaataaaacaGGTGCACTGCAACATAGTTATGATCATAATCTGATTCTGAAGTCTGACATAAAGGTCTGCGTCAGGTCCAACCCCAGCTGCTGCCATTCTTTAACTGTACTGTTTTAGAAAAGCAAAGATGAGAGACATTTACAAGTTCACCTTAAAAGCATGCAtgaaattttttttctgaaataataATTACTGTACCAAAGATGGAGTCTTGTCCCAGTTCCTGACCATAACGGAGCATGCAATCTCCCAGCAGGCCTTCTGATTGAGGGTACCCCGTGTTCTTCACCTGCCCTCGAATCTTAGATACAGTGTTAAGCATGTTCAATTTAGCGCGAGaggctgcagagaaaaacaaaggtaGCATATGGTGGATCTCATTTTCAATTTGTGTAGTAATGGTGCCTAAAAAAGCCAGAtttacattcagttttttttatttttttttatttttttacctggATTTGGCTGGAGGTATTCTGTTGTTTTGGACAAGAGGTCAATCACGGACTTATTGGTCACCTCAATTTTCTGATGggagaaataaaaaagttatgTTATACTAAAATGTTTGAGCTTAACTATCCAGCACTCTGAACTCTAGTTAAAACATCTTTGGATcaatttcatttataaaatatgaGACATGACCAACTCTGAAACGTTCTGAGTCGTTAAAGAGGGATGACTAACCTGCCACagaaaaatattaatgaaaGGCAGAGTTTTGATAATTGTggatttaatttcatatttttgaaaacTACAGGATTAAAGCTGTCTTATTTGAAACACATTGTCATGTTTTCCAAACCATTTAAACCTCCATATTGCCGTGTGTGATATTTAACATCAGAATTCACATCCTGCAGCTGTGATATCAGCCGATAAACAGTCAGACATCATATAATGACAGCAGCTGGCATTATAAAAGCAGAGTAGACTGAACTCACCCTCTCCATCTCCATGAAGTCTTCATCTAGCTTCGTCCTCTCTGCCCCGCTGATTTTTTCACTGAGGAGCTGAGGACAGAGTAGAGTACAGAGGTATTTACTGAAGGAACCAAAGGGACCAGAGGACGATAGAAGGAGAACACACAAGAACAATCACTGAGTTACAGCTCTTCATTCTCTTTCAGACAACATGGGAGTTATTTTACCATTGTtgtctttttaactgtttaattaTCAACCCTTAGATGCAGCCCCCCCCCGCGACCCGGAATggaataagcggtatagaaaatggatgaatggatggtagTGCAtaagtgggtcaaaaatgaccggGGTGtcttttcttgcaatatattTGTATCCATAAGTGGGTCAAAATGACCCTCATTCATTTCCTATGGAATTACATGGGAACCTTTGATTCTTATCAACTGTGATTGCCAGGAATATATATTTTGTGGACCACACAGACTATATCATAACTGTCACCCCTTAAGAAGATTATTTTACACAGCAAGACCTGATACATGTAACtattatcttcattttttaCCTGAGAAATGTGTGTGGCGTGACGTTCATGACATGTGAGTAAAAGAGTATGTCTCATTGTCCTGTATCGACAACTTAacactagctagctagctaacattaaAGTATGTACTGTGTGactgtgcacacacacatgcacacaaacatgcacaataCAGTAGAGTACATCTATCTAACGTTAGCTAGCTAGTTTTGCAAACTATAAAATAGACATATTTCATGACAGCCAAAGGAAACACACTCTTTCACACAACAGTCATGAACAACCAAAGATGCACACACGTAAGGCCTTTGCAAACTCAGTCTGTTGGGTTTTTATTTATATCCACTGTGAAAATtagtagaatgtggcaaattgttttgtactgcACCAAAAATAAATGGTGTCTCtccttaaaaaaatctcactagatccatccatcctgacagagagtgTCATATGTCACCAGCTCATGCGTCACAGCTGTGCCATGTTGAAGAGGTGGAGAGTAACTTTAATTCAGTCTGTTGGGTGGTTGTGAGAACAAACTTATGCCTTTATCTAtcatatttccatggttgatatccagaTTATACACAGGCAAattacagtgtttaaagtgaggctTCAGagtgaaagagggagagagagcgagtgAGAAAGAAGCAGCAGGGgctgatctgaatcattaaTTACCCATTTAAATGACGGATTGATGCGAAAATTCatataaaatcaaacctgttccgaaaaataataattttgacaaaaaaaaaaaaaaacgactcagtgtgcaaaggcctatAATCTCtaacacccccccacacacgcatgcacagacacaaaatgtatgttcacattgtttgatTGGTGTTGTGTAACTTTCTTTTTCAATTTCTAAAATGTTTATAATGttagaaaagtgaaaaatgcaaatatttcaaacatgaaATCTTACTTGTttggacaaaaataaacaacaaaatatataACAAATGATTATTCTTaaccaaaaataacaaaagtggcataaaaattgATTCTAACATGGGTCACTTTTGACCCACTTATGGAAGAGTGGAAGGGTTAACTCTTTATTTTCTCCTGTACAGTAAACTACCTCTGCCAGAGAGACCTTTACTATCCATGCACAATTCACACGAGAGATATAACTCTGTTATTCAGCCATAATCTGGGACCGCTCTGTTTGGTGTCCAAAGCAGGAAGTGTTTTAGGACCTTATCCTCTCAAGGCTCCAAACAGCTTCCTCACTGACAATCCTGTCTAAACAGGTACTTCCTGAACGTGCATATTCTTGAGTTTTACTCTTTGTAGTCATTCTTTGGAGCCTTTAAAGCGTATCTTACCACACATGCCACAACAAGCAACcattagaccagtgatactcaacgtgtggctcttttgtgattatttgtggctctttagtgtcttaattttaaatattattccccctgaaaaccttgaaaaagggaaactttttgtccctttctaccactttttgccacttttcattcatttaagctgtcttttttcattaaataccacttttacctactttttgcccatttttgccacatttccccatttttgccctttttcacaattttttgcccatataagctgccttttaccatt
This sequence is a window from Cheilinus undulatus linkage group 1, ASM1832078v1, whole genome shotgun sequence. Protein-coding genes within it:
- the sh3gl3a gene encoding endophilin-A3a isoform X2: MSVAGLKKQFHKASQLLSEKISGAERTKLDEDFMEMERKIEVTNKSVIDLLSKTTEYLQPNPASRAKLNMLNTVSKIRGQVKNTGYPQSEGLLGDCMLRYGQELGQDSIFGCALLDMGEAMRQMAEVKDSLDISVKQNFIDPLQNLQDKDLKEIMHHLKKLEGRRLDFDYKKKRQGKIPDEEIRQAVEKFEESKELAERSMFNFLENDVEQVSQLSALIAATVDYHRQSCEILEELSRKLQKRISTASSRPKREFKLKSIRSRIETLDNSQHNGLSYSSSLKSTDIQINCTINGKKSSVLDQPCCRSLYDFEPENEGELGFKEGDIIILTNQIDENWYEGMINGESGFFPINYVEVIVPLPQ
- the sh3gl3a gene encoding endophilin-A3a isoform X1 — protein: MSVAGLKKQFHKASQLLSEKISGAERTKLDEDFMEMERKIEVTNKSVIDLLSKTTEYLQPNPASRAKLNMLNTVSKIRGQVKNTGYPQSEGLLGDCMLRYGQELGQDSIFGCALLDMGEAMRQMAEVKDSLDISVKQNFIDPLQNLQDKDLKEIMHHLKKLEGRRLDFDYKKKRQGKIPDEEIRQAVEKFEESKELAERSMFNFLENDVEQVSQLSALIAATVDYHRQSCEILEELSRKLQKRISTASSRPKREFKLKSIRSRIETLDNSQHNGLSYSSSLKSTDIQINCTINGKNDHITSIPLSWSESPTTNGNIHQSSVLDQPCCRSLYDFEPENEGELGFKEGDIIILTNQIDENWYEGMINGESGFFPINYVEVIVPLPQ